AACAACTCTCGTCAAATGTAAGATGACACTTCAATAACTATTATCTACTCACCCAACCCGAGTTTGAAGATTGACTCTTGAAATGAAGCAGTTCTCGTCAAATGTAAGATGACACTTCAACATTTGTCATCTACTCACCCATCCCGAGTTTGAAGATTGACTCTTGAAATGATCGTTTTCCCCATCAGCGGTAGGGATGCAGCATTTTGAGAAactaatttaacaaatttggCCAACTCCAATTTCATCTGGGATTATAAAATTCTTACACGTAGCTCAAATTTTATGAGTATAATGTCTGAATCAAAACAACCTAGCTGCCCATGATGTCCCAAACCGAACATCCTCAGCCAACAAATCAATTAAAACCACTCATTTACAAACCCTTCACCATTGCCTTCTAACCCAAAGTTAAAATGCTGAGCTGCATTGATCGGAAACGGTTCCGTGAGAGTGATCCCGCCGTAATTCTGGTGGAGCCCCAGAGTTAAGGAAACGTTTCCCCCGCCCCCGCCACCGCCCATATGGGCGGCTCCTGCAGCCACATGAGGGTGGTGGGTCGGAATGAAATTGGAGTTGGACAAGTTCAGTTGGTTGTGATCTTGATGTGATGAAGATGCATTGTTATTATTGCCGTTGTGGGATGAAATATGATCGTTGTTGTCGTTGTTGTCGTCGTTGTCGTTGTTCTGATGAGATTTCCGAGCTTGCCTTGTTTCTAGCATGTGGATTTCTTCCACCATTGGCTTCCAAAGCCTCACTCTTGCATTTATAAACCAATTTGATACCTGAACAAAAGTTGATTCATAATTCAACCAAagaaatttcatgaaaaatatgaacttGTCGAATTCAAATTTAGAATCCTACTCCGAACCAACCTGGCTTCGCGAGAGACCAGTTTGGCTAGCCAGCATGAGCTTATCCGTGTCAGTAGGATAGCTACAACATTAAAACAATCAAAAGCTTAAGCGGATATATTACAGTAAATTTAGTCTTTTTTATCCATTCAAATTCTCAACGTGTTTCTTACGGATGAAGGAAATGTTCGAAGAGCCACGCTCGGAGGACAGTGACAGCGCTCTCCGGGAGGCCTCTTTGAGGTCGCCAAACGGGTTGGTGGTTGACGAATGGTGCattattgttgttgtgaaTGGATGTTTGGCAATATGGGTTGTAAGGCTGCTGATTCTTCTTGTTGAATTGGAGCTGGTCGGCAATGGTGTTCTTTAAGAATTTGAAATGCTTAAACATGGCTGTTACGGCCAAGTTCATGTAGGGCGCTGCATTGCCAAGCCCTGCAGCGTATTCAAATGTTGTAACCACAGCTTGCATCTGTTGATAGTAAAGCTTATATCTTTTGTATACCTGTGGAAGAACATGAACAACAAAACGGCAACGTTCAGCTATCAGTTAGTAGATATCGTTTTCTTTAGACTTTtacttttgggttttctctcaaaAATTTTAGACCGTCTTTTgatttcacacttttataaaaaatgtttcgttcttctcccgaATTGATATAGGATCTTAAGTAACGATTAAAAAAACCTAAACTTTTGACTACCTAAGATTCAATCATGATTCCATTcacaattctctctttttttttcttcaaaattgaaggAATTAAAGGGTTGCTTTAATAGAATTGTTGGGGGGTtagttcattattttaaatctaatcCATTAGTCCAATCAAAATCCGTCACGTCAATCGGTGAAAGTAAAAACAAATCTTTTGTCTACCAATGTagaaatgatttaaaaatgcATGAACATAATGAACAcacaaaacaataataaaatagcaATCAATGCAATTAggagcgttttttttttcttggggTTTGCCAAAGAACAATCAGGAAGTAAAAACTAGAAAGATCGGCAACAAAAAacagtaaattttaaattttgaaacaaccCCACATCGAATCGATCAAAAAAACATCTGGGATTTGAACGAAATGTCGaaagattatgaaattaaCGTTTAGTAGAACATATATACCTCGTCCAGCATGGTAACAAGCCTGGATTTTTTCCTCCGGCTGTCGGCGCCGCCGTCGTCGTCGGTAGAGGTAATCGGATCAGGAATATCACCGGCCAAGCTTTCAAGAAGAGGGTCAAGGAGGAGGGGATCCGGCGGCGAGTTGTCAAACAGGTCATGAAGCAGCTGCTGAGCGGGCTTCAAGAATTTGGAGGCTTTCAAAAGGGAGGCGGAGTAGCCAACAAAAGGGAGGGCAGAGGCGTAGCGCTGCTGGAGGTTGAGGTCAAGGGACAAGGGTTGGTCAGGGAGGAGCGGGGGGACATGGGCGgaggtggcggcggcggtgggcggaggaggaggaggtgggtAATGAAAAGAGGGATTTTGAGGAAGTGGGTGGGAATCAAAGTGGGAGGAGATCAAAGAAGGAGGATGATATAAAGGAAGCAAAGCAGCGGCGATGTGAGAATTATGATTATTGTTTGCAATTCCCACACGAAGCTTATCTCTGCAGCTCTGGTGTGGGACATGGTACACTTCAAAACCCTCCTCCGCCATAcccaacacacacacacacacaaaagcttaaagaagaagatgaagaaagagttgtaattatttaattagcgAAGAGGAATGAATGATTGAGGAGAGAAGGAAGTGATTGAGGATTGTAAGAACACAAACACACAAACTAATACATAACATACACATAAAAATTgcatcttttttctctctctctctctctctctctcttgggATAGGGTTTGATGAGAGGTGAAGAGGGGAGCTGTCCATTTCAGCTTAgggattctttttctttctttctcttttttgccctaaaagataaaagatttaaacttATGATATTTTGATCgagaataaaagaattttaggTCGGTCGGTCCGTCCTGCTTACTCAATTATTTGTTCACTtaccctttatttatttatagcaAGAGAATCGAATTCacttgaaaattcaaacacTTTGAGGTTCTAGGCATGGAACGGAGTCACTACGAAGAAGTTCCGGGAGTTACGAAGGAAACCTCGAACTCATATTGGTCATGGGTTGAGAACGAGAATTGAATTCACCGAAACCTAATTTACCGTTGTTCCTCAGTAGCTCAATGGTAGAATGAAATTCGGAATGAAAGGGTTCACTTTGACCATTAAGAGTAGACAACTCGTTCCGTTCCCTGTGTCTTTGTTTCTATTGCATTCTATCTCATCCTATCAAATTCTGTTATGCGATATTTGAGAATCACTGTCAATACCGtcgttctcttttcttatatGGGTTTTTTTTGTCCTTCGAGTTTTGGTTTGATTAGAGTTTGAAGTTGATAAGCAcaaaaatggattaaaatgaaaatgaggaGTGAAGGTAGAAAGTAATGAAGCACAATAAATTACGATGGCCCCATGTTGTCTAAGCAATGGTGGTTGCAAGCAGCAGGGCATCGTACTACTGTTATTATTTTTCCCATTAATTTCCCCTTTCAGCTCTCCAAATTAATTATcctcttaaattatttaatagtccaagaaaataaaataaaaaaagaattatataaaaagagTGTAAAATATGGTATATTTTGAACAGAAGGGAGATTTGGTTGAAGTGAAAGGGATTGTATAGTCAATATCCAAAACTGAGTGCTTTCAACACATCCCAGACTCCTAAATTatacccaaaaaaattatgaacaatTTTCCAAATATGTCACtccttttttctaatttttaatattagattTGATGGATTTCAgctccattttccttttttttccctatgttttttctcaattttatccAACAATGTTATccatatattctttttcattaaaaaaaaaatcttttaaattcaCCGAACATCTTTTTAGGAAGTAGGTgagtaagaacaaaacaaaccgAAAGAATGCCCTTTCCACTTGTAAAAATGATTTCAATTCTTAGAAGCTAAGAGAGAGTAAGTAACATAACCATGTCACAAAAGATGCAAGGAATGTTGGAAGTCATCCGAACCCTTATCTGAATATTGGATATTAGTAGTTTCGTCCGgtggagaacaaaatatttctgaTCAATAaggtctaaaaaaaattaaaaataacaatttaataatattaaaaaggttTAGAAagtaagttaaaaataaataaatgaaaagaaaaataattatttgagtgaagttaattaataaattaagatttaagGATTAGGGAAAGATCCGTTTACTATTGACGGAGGTGGCGGTGGGTCAGATGACGTCGTCATCTGtgtgtttaaaaaatggttcaGATGCCAATTTGTCGTGTTCTGTGTTTTGACGGAACGCTCtctgaatttgttttttactgcctttttctttttccaccgCTCATCATTTATCCCCTACTCCCCTACCCACTCTacacttattattattattattattattattttaattttatttaattatatttctcactcttattttaatataagatttaaatcaattataatatatatataactggattttagaattattataAGAAGACAAAAATACCTTAAAATGTTGAAATGACATAGTGgaaattataatgttttttttatagattaaattttaaataatgatattCAGACCGGGAGATGCACGTAGTTACTGTCACACTCACTGTTGGCGGCTCTTTTTACTAAATGACTGTGGTAAATTCTCATTTTGGTCTAGTGAACCATTTGTCCATGGAATGACTGCCTACTACTACTACCTCTGTATAGACGCATCACTTAGGGATTGTTTTTGTTATACCAAGAAATTATTCTCGAATTGAGTTTAAATACATACTTAATGGTCGATCTTCAGGTATTGTGGTCTCTATCATAGTCAACATCACAATATCTAACTAGATTGtagtatttgttttttttttttttttttttaNTCGATTATACCCTTAACATATCTTAGGATTTATTGAGCCGCACCTAAATGAGGTTTCTTTGGACTTGGCATGTACTCATTAGTGATACCAATGACATTTTTAAAGCCCTTTGATTGGTGCATGTAGATCTTCCGATCCAAATCTTCGtgcaataaattattattcataCCCATCTTccataattttcaacttttactTGTTGAAAGCACTAATGAGATCATTGTCTAGTCCATATTGTTGAGAAACCCCTCAAACACTAGTTCACAAAATCTTACTCTATCACCTTTTGCGAGGCCGAGTTTTTTTGTACTTCTTCATAAGTCTCTAACTCTTTTAACTCCATCTTCTAAATTAGCTTCATTAGCATACTTTTGGATTGCTTTTTATAGTCTAATTTGTTGAGGTATCATTTCCTTTTCACTAGGTTTGCTTGGTTGAGTCACTTCTCGCTCACCAATATCAATGCTATTTAAATCTTCAGACACTTCAACACTTAACCAAATGTGTGCAGTTTTCTCGACCATCTCATATGGTataatttcttcaatgttaTTTGAGTATGGTAAGACTTTCTTCTCTGGCGACAACCACACTTTCACTACACCACTTTGATCGCCAGTCATGTGGTTTGAGTTTCTTGAATCAGTGATCCAATCATTCTAATAATCTGTATGCTCTCCTATCATTGTCATGAGCACTAACTCATCTTTATACAGCAATAACGAAACTTTTGTATTCTGGTCGCATCCCGTGGATGATGATCATCTTCATTTGAGCTTCTCTGATGATAGACTCTGAATCTAGTTCAGTAATCTTCCAACAGATCAACTTAATCATGTGGAAGTATTGAGTAATCATCATGTCGTTTTGTGAGATTGATAACAACTCGTTCTCCAAAAGTTAGCatcatattgttcttttttgagaaaaatgtCACGACATGCTTTTTTCGATATCTTATCATATCAAATTTGTTCAAACATCTCTTCTTCTACTATGGTTTTCAAAGAAAACATTACTTTGTCTGCTTtcattctccatttgcgcaaggTGCCATTAGCATCCTCTTCTAGCGGCAAAGTTTCGCTTTCACCAACGACCTCTCAAAGATCTTGTCCTTATAGATATGACATTATGCATGTTGCCCACCTATTATAGTTGTTGCTATTGAGTTTCTTGGTTCCTCCAATGACCTGAAGATCACCATCATGTTGGCCGTACATTAGTAGTACCAAACAAGCTAGTTTTCAACACATAACTCACAGAGTCACCGACTACTCACAACACAAAAAAACTTAGTCACTAATAATCTTAAGAAATCATTTTTTGATGTGGAAGATCAATTAGAACTACAACCATAAAACATATTACGATTTTAAAGAGATTTAACAAACTATACCAACCTTGCTTTGATTGTTTTACCGTAGAAACAAAAAGACTTATTCATagaatatctaaatatttattcctAAAACATCAAAATACCTAAAATACTTAGgtatctttatttataaaaaaaataattagatattgttaaggatatttagtactaaattatagcttaccatatatattatatttaatattttattatagacaaATAACTAAACATTTGACTTTTAACtgtatttctatttattattattttcatctcCTTGTAATTCATTTGAGTACTTATATAGTTATTAGATTTGAGCGTAGTACGTTagtaatgatattttaatttaaaattttaaaatattcttgaaatactctttaaattaaaacaaaaaaaaatatacgtatgaagtttcaaaataatattaatatccttatctatgataacaaaaaaaaaatatatatttatctataCTTGAAAgatgatttataaataatagtgttattattactaataaaaattgttaaacgTATTTATAAATAgcaaattgtttttttctaataCATAATTACCCATTTACCTCATTAAactataaaactaaaatattctAAGCCATGGACTCTCCACTTTCACGCGCTTTATCCTCGTAGCAATCGGCCACGACCACGCGCCGCTGCACATTCTTATACGAGTAGCAGCGCGTGATGAGTACATAGACGCACATATTGGCAGCCGAAACGGCAGCCAACAGCCAGTAAAACTTGTCGAGGCGGCTGCTGTTCAAGTCCTTGCCGAACCAGCTCTTACCGGTCCGGCGGGTGATGTTGTCGACCGCCGTGATCAGCAGGCTGCTCAGAAAACTTCCGGCCCCAATTACGCTCAGGTAAAACGCAATGCCGAGGCTCCTCATTGAATCAGGGACTTGATCGTAAAAGTACTCTTGGAGGCCGACGATGGCGAAGCCGTCGCCGATTCCGACGATGAGGAACTGTGGGGCCAACCAGAACACCGACATTGTTTGGGAGGCGGTTTTGGGATTCTCCGCCGCCACGTGGAGCCTCTTTTTCTCAACCACGGCGGCTGTGATCATTGTAGCGATTACGAACAGCATTCCGATGCCGATTCTTTGAAGGATGTTGATGCCTCTCTCGTTGCCGGTGGCTCGCCGGAGTAAGGGTACGAGGAGCTTGTCGTAAATGGTGAGAGAGATGATCATTCCGACGGCGGCCAGGCAGAAGATGGTGGTCGGCGGGAGGGTTAAGCCGTCGCTGATTTTCCGATTCAAATTGGCGGCTTGTTTGATGAAGAACGTTGAGGTTTGGCCTACGGCGACTCCGAACGGCAGAGTGGCCAACCATATGGGTATCATGTTCAATATTAGCTTCATCTCCTCCACCTTCGTCACCGTCGCTAGCCGCCATGGACTTTCCTTCTCCGCCGGTGCTCCACTTTCTTCATAAATCGCTGCTTTGTCTAGAAACCTGAATTccaaagttttaatttttattatttggaaATGTATTTAGGAGAATAAAAATGGGGTCGGTCACCTAACCAAATCGACTACAACAAGTTACTAACTTACGTAACTCACCCGCTAATTTATATAACCGAACAAGTTACTAATAACCTTAGTATAATTGTTAGTAAACGTAGTAGAACAAATTACTgaattgttagtagatttAGCAGTAGAATTGGCCCTAGTCGCCAAATTGTGGACtaagttttatgttttaacTACGAAGATGGTTACCTGTTCTTAACGTAAAGTGAAAGTTTACCAAATTAGTGTTTTAACGAGTACGATTGTCAAATTACTgaaaagaaagtttaggaaactAGTTCGTTCTTCTTACACTGTATGTTCTTTTCAATacaacaacaaattttttacttgtttattttttttattttgacatATTTCGATCGAGGGTCACATCCAACATGATAGGTTAAGTTAAGTATCTAAAAGATTTATCCCCTCGAattgttcatttatttatttttttatttttagttgtttCGACGTATTTCTTTTCACTTGGAAAGATGGTAAAGTTCATACTTACTTGAGCTTGTGGGTGTGGTACAAGAACCTCCCATGAGCGTTATTGGCCGTCTTAGGAACTTCATGCAATAAAATGGGATTCGATGGGTAAGGAAGCTTTCTCTTCCGAATGGCTGCCACAAGAACCTGCAACAAGGGCGTCAACGGACTTCCAGATGGTCGTCGGTACCGATAAAACGGTCGTCCGATGACAAAAATGACTATAGAAACCGCCATCACCGCTGTAAGAATCAAATCTCCagctccccaaccgatatgatcCTGTACATAAACAATAACGGTAACGCCAAACAACAATCCAGAACAAAGGCCGAAGTTCCACCAATTGAAGtatgacatttttttctttcgttctTCTGGATGATCGTCGTCGAATTGATCGGCTCCAAAGCTCTCGAGCGACGGCTTGTGGCCGCCAGTTCCTATGGAGATCAAGTAAATagcaaggaagaagatgatctCATGGATCTTCCTTGGTTGTGTGCAGTCGTGATCATTGCTTTCACACGATTTTAAACTCGGAACCGTGGCCGACATGGTTAATAGAATCAAACCCTGTGGAGAAAATATTTAACCTTGAATTACTGTTTACCATAGGAATCATATTCGACATTGATTAAACATAATTTGATATTGACATTAGAGACAAGAAAAGAACGAACCAAGACGTAGAGAACGGAAGAGAGGAGGACGGTAGCGTAGCGGCCGAAGTACGCGTCGGCGAGAAAGCCACCGAGGAGCGGCATCAAAGTGGTGACGCCGGTCCAGTAATTGACACTCCTGGCCGCCGTCTTCAGCTCTTGATCAAGAACTTTGGTCAAATAAATGATCAAACTTGTGGCGATCCCAAAATAACTCAGCCGCTCACCAAACTCAATGGCTGCAAATCccaaaagttttcaaaacaaaagaaagtttgatCATTTATGTCAAATAATTGGGAAATTCATTACCTATGATGAACAGAGAGGCTTTCCAAGCACCGGTGGAAGCTCTTAGAGGAACCCTCCCTTTGTAATCAACTGAAGAATCAGCAACCCATTTCTCATCatcaccgccgccgccgccaccgccgccgccattGACTTCTGATCTTTGCAATTCTTCTCTCTCGGCCAAGCTTTTCATCATCCCAAAAAAACCCAACACGaaatttggtttctttttcaaaagcTATCCGCCACCAAAATCTTGGATCTTAGCTGCTCCACTTTCCACTGGTTATATAGCCCAAGATTTTGACCGTAAAACACACTTAATTTTCTTACCCTCTATGGTAAAAATGGAATAGATGACGTAGTTGAAGGTAAAAACAGGAActttttgtcttgttttttcaTGGTGTGGTGTGTGGTTAGTGAGGGAATAGGTTTGGTAGCCAATTTGTGTGGTGGGAAATTTGAGAAGTGGGTTAGAAGCTATACTCATTAAAGTGGAATAATGTTTATATTCCACCATACAATGAATATAATgcaatttaagaaaaatgattaAGCCCTTACATTtggtttaattcttttattaacatggtgggtaccatttGATTGGGGAAAAGAATTAGTTTAGCACGAATTGGTTGAACACGACTATCCCGAGAAAACACTCGCACACTTCATTAATAAGACCAATCGATGAGAGATAATATTTGTGGAAACACTAGCACACCTTATTAAGACCCATCGAGAAAAGATAACTatctgtgggaaacactcgcacactttattaagaccaatggAGAAGAGATTTACAAAATACTCGAGACTACAACTTTgtattgtttgagatttcttAGGATGATGATCTAAATagggtggaggggtatttataggTAGTCAatctatttctaaaatttctcacGTTTCTTCTAAAATGCataaatcattttctaaatcattttcttaacataaatataattactcaTACAATGGTCCGGCTTAACTTTATTGGGcaagtgatgatattttaacacaaATCTACTCTCAATTTGCACCAACAGTTAAATGTTACGACTTGTACCAACAATTTGCACCTTCCTTTTTAGTGGTTCAAtcataagaattttaaaattaagcgTGTTTTGTttggagcaattttatgttagaaagacgttttcactcttaaaatcGAAGAGTAAATAACATGATTTTGTCACAAGGGAATGTCAGGACCATTACATGCATAATTCATATCCAAGTCCTGATTCAAGTCATGGGTATTGATTATTACACTGTTACTTAGTTGAAATAACTTTTAATGCTCGAGCACGAACGGTATCTCCGTACTTGTACGTTATTCAACATTGAACAATACTTGAATGTAAACCCAAAAGCAAAAGGTTTGATTTGTattgtaattaatttgaaattaagttGCCCATTGATTTAATAATGTTGTATGGAAATCTATAATTAAAGCCCTAAGATTTGGTCTAGAGAAAAGCAAGCATATCACTATTTatcaaagtttaaaatattttaaattaaacatgATGGATCAACCATTGTTTATTCCCACcattccaaaaaataaataaatattgttccCACccaatataattaattaattaagagcTGTCCCCCATGTAATTGACCAACTAAAACCAACTTTTGACCCTTAATTCTCTCTTAATTATTctatcacatttttttttttaaataaattttaatccatATCCAACTTCAATTTTCTATTGACGAAATCTAGTTGACACCCGCCATCATATacgaaattaatttatttagttcatAGTTTACACGACGACAAGATATTAAGTACTATTAAAAACATACAGTCTTGTACCATTGTGGATGACTTTTCCAGACTGAACAAAtgttgttcgaggggaggatttcTAAGGGTGCAAAAGAAGTAGAAATCATGTAACCCAAGAATTATCGGATAAGAGATGTACTATGAAAAAAGAGGAGTGGTCCTCGATAAGAGAAAAGTCTTTGTGAAGGGAATgactaattttgaaaaactcgACTTGAGAATAAAACTAgataagaagaaaatcatgagCATATGAATCAACGAAAACAGATACAGACGTTTCGGATAAAGccaaaaataaagtaaagaaCCAACCGCGGAAGAAATCGATAGATATTCCTTTTGATTGTGGTCATACCACTCCGTTTAAATGGTTTCTTCtagaaaacttttttttttttttttaaatttttaaatcccCTCTCATCCATCCAATGGCTTACCCATATGACCAAATTCAGGATAGTGAGCTTCTATTGCAGTCTTTAGTGGGACATTATatgtttgactttgactttaaTTATTCTATGTATGAATGGAATGACAAATATTGGAGAAGTTAATTAGTTAACAAACGTTGACTTTATTTTCCGAAAAGAATTCGGTAAATCAGTAGTCAAACTCGAACAAAAATCGACTAATCTTACCTACATTGTATTCAATATGCGACAATAGTCATTAAAAAAGACAAAGGGACATGGATGAAACTTATGTAATCGTAAGTAAAATGGTTAAGGTTTGTTTGTCATTTTGTTggaaaaggaacaaaagaTGGTTACagtaaaaggtaaaaaaagaaGGCAAAAGAGTGAAAGAGCAGCCAACAGAAGCAGCTTTGGTTTTGGCTTTGGTATTGGCAGTGCGTGTGAGATTCATGGAGGTCAAATCCATCA
This sequence is a window from Cucurbita pepo subsp. pepo cultivar mu-cu-16 chromosome LG19, ASM280686v2, whole genome shotgun sequence. Protein-coding genes within it:
- the LOC111781953 gene encoding BEL1-like homeodomain protein 9; translated protein: MAEEGFEVYHVPHQSCRDKLRVGIANNNHNSHIAAALLPLYHPPSLISSHFDSHPLPQNPSFHYPPPPPPPTAAATSAHVPPLLPDQPLSLDLNLQQRYASALPFVGYSASLLKASKFLKPAQQLLHDLFDNSPPDPLLLDPLLESLAGDIPDPITSTDDDGGADSRRKKSRLVTMLDEVYKRYKLYYQQMQAVVTTFEYAAGLGNAAPYMNLAVTAMFKHFKFLKNTIADQLQFNKKNQQPYNPYCQTSIHNNNNAPFVNHQPVWRPQRGLPESAVTVLRAWLFEHFLHPYPTDTDKLMLASQTGLSRSQVSNWFINARVRLWKPMVEEIHMLETRQARKSHQNNDNDDNNDNNDHISSHNGNNNNASSSHQDHNQLNLSNSNFIPTHHPHVAAGAAHMGGGGGGGNVSLTLGLHQNYGGITLTEPFPINAAQHFNFGLEGNGEGFVNEWF
- the LOC111781309 gene encoding protein NRT1/ PTR FAMILY 5.6-like — translated: MMKSLAEREELQRSEVNGGGGGGGGGDDEKWVADSSVDYKGRVPLRASTGAWKASLFIIAIEFGERLSYFGIATSLIIYLTKVLDQELKTAARSVNYWTGVTTLMPLLGGFLADAYFGRYATVLLSSVLYVLGLILLTMSATVPSLKSCESNDHDCTQPRKIHEIIFFLAIYLISIGTGGHKPSLESFGADQFDDDHPEERKKKMSYFNWWNFGLCSGLLFGVTVIVYVQDHIGWGAGDLILTAVMAVSIVIFVIGRPFYRYRRPSGSPLTPLLQVLVAAIRKRKLPYPSNPILLHEVPKTANNAHGRFLYHTHKLKFLDKAAIYEESGAPAEKESPWRLATVTKVEEMKLILNMIPIWLATLPFGVAVGQTSTFFIKQAANLNRKISDGLTLPPTTIFCLAAVGMIISLTIYDKLLVPLLRRATGNERGINILQRIGIGMLFVIATMITAAVVEKKRLHVAAENPKTASQTMSVFWLAPQFLIVGIGDGFAIVGLQEYFYDQVPDSMRSLGIAFYLSVIGAGSFLSSLLITAVDNITRRTGKSWFGKDLNSSRLDKFYWLLAAVSAANMCVYVLITRCYSYKNVQRRVVVADCYEDKARESGESMA